TATAGTTTAGCAACAGTCTATTTCAAAGTGGTTTATTAGAAAAGAAGGGCAAacactcagaaaaaaattaaagaccACTACTTAAAATAGTAAATTACCACTGGAAACAATGAAATATTCCCAACAATCAACTGACAGGTTTGTCAAATCATGTTTCCAGAACTTCCTTcagtcctttcttttttattttttatcagttCTACTTCCTAACATTTAAAAGCAGATCCCTTCAGAGAACAGTTCATCCTAACTATTTGATACACTTATTTTATGGCAGGACAATTTGTCTTTTGGACATCCCTAATTCCCTTCATGCACTTCAGATGGAACTTAGCTTAAAGCCAGCTGACCAACAGACAGCTGAAGTGAAGGAGGATGAAGCCCACTTGTACTATTCATTCCCAGGAAAGGATCAAGTGTGAATTTCTGTGCAAAGTTTCATTGCTTGTCTGCCATTCCCTTTAGATTTCTGCTGCTCAGATGGAAAACTCCAGACTTGTCCTGCAGATCGACAATGCCAAGCTGGCTGCTGATGACTTTAGGCTGAAGTAAGTTCCACGATTTTATATCAATTCTCATTCATGCTCCTCTTATTCAGGAAAGCTTCCACTTACTGGAATCGGTGCCAAGAAGTGAACATTTTCCAACTTTAATGAAAATTTCACAATGGCTGTGGTAGTTACTGATTCTAACATTTACTCCAAACTGTTGCATTCCAATGATGACAAAAGGCACTGTATTGTACAGGTTTGAGAATGAACACCTGCTCAGGCAGAGTGTGGAGAACGACATCACTGGACTGCTCCGTGTCCGTGACGACCTGACCCTGACCCAAGCTGACCTGGAGTCCCAGATTGAGAACATAACTGAGGAACTTGTTTTCCTTAGGAAGAACCATGAGGAGGTGAGAACAGCTGACTACTGCCGGGGAGAGGGGTTTTGAGTGGCAAACAACTTCACTAGGAAGCATTTCTATCTTTCCTGGAAGCAGCATTAACCATGTGTGACCCTAAGGGACATTCAAGCTATCAGGGATCGAAGGCTGAACACTCCTCCATTCCAGGAATGAAGGAGTAAAGGTTTTCTCTAAGAAAAACGTATGGTTCAGGAATTGCTATCCCAAAAAGTACACAAATAGGAGCCATGACTTCTGCCCTCATTCCACAGATCCGGTTCTGAGGAAATCATTTTATGATACATTTATCTATGAAATAACATTTATTGCTATCAAGTAGGTGAACTGTTCTAAGATGAGGTGCACTAAACGGTATTTACAAGGTGATTAAGTTGTCTTGCCCCAAGATGCTATTGAGGATTAGTGCTATGTGTGTAGATGTTGAGTTTGTGTCCCATGGCCAGGagtggcagctccctgcagctggtgctAACCCAGCTCCCGTTGCTGCAGGACCGTGACAGGCTGCGCAAAGAGGCCAGTGGCTCTGTCAGCGTGGCGGTGGATGCTGCTCCCGGCATTGACCTCGCAGCTATTATGGAAAACATGAGAAAGCAATACGAAGAAATGGCAGAAAAGAACCGCCAAGAAGCCAAAGAACGTTTTGAAAAGCAGGTAAAGTCAACTGCTTAGACACCAGCAAGAATCTCAGTCGTGCCTGGCTGCAGTTCACAGTCCCTCCATTCTCCATTCCAGACAGCAGAACTGAACCAGGAAGTTGCCCTCAATGTTGAGAGGCTGGAGGTCCAAAGGAAAGAGATCACAGAACGGAGACAGGTCTGCCAGaacctggagctggaattacagTCCCTGCTGACCATGGTAAataacaaaaaagcaaaataaggaCTGTGGATAGCAGAGAGTTACACAGAGGTGTAATAAATAGAGGCTAAAAAGATAAATAGAGGAATGAGGGGCTTTACAAtcaaaatgttattttgaaaaatgtatCCTCTGAATAATATGTCACTGTTCTTGCCACGCACGATAGAAACAGACCCTGGAAGCCTCTCTGGCTGAAACGGAAGCACGGTACAGTCACCAGCTTGACCAGATACAGGGAGCAATTTCCAGTCTGGAGGCTCAGCTGAGGCAGGTCCGAGCTGACATGGAGGCTCAGAACACTGAGTACAGCATCCTGCTGGATGTCAAGACCCGCTTGGAGATGGAGATCGCCACGTACCGCAGGCTGCTGGAGGGAGAGGAGACTGGGTGAGCACACACATGGCTTTGTGTGTTGGGGTGTGTTTTGTGTCAAATCTGCCTCTCTCCAACTGCTTTGGGGTGGGGAAGCCCATTGTCCAGTTCTTGGCCAGAGAATCAGAGCAGGCTGCCATTCAGGCTGGGCTACTGAAGCTGCTGAGGAATTCTGAGGTGGCTCTCCCAGCCTACAGACTGTTACTGTGAGCTGGGGAGTTGGGCAGATGTTCACATGCCAGGAACACCTGTAATGCAGTTTTTGATCAACTTGTCTGTGTGGGTTAAGCAGAAAGTGGGACTTCCTCCCAGATTCTACCTGTTCAGCTGTTCTGGCTCAGGAACTAGATCGGGTGTACCTGCGTGACCTGAAGTCCTGGCATTGCAGAGATCAGTCTGCAGATTAACTGTACCTACAGCTTATGCTTAGCAAGTCTCACTTCAACTGAGAGAACTTGTTTTACTGAGTTTTCTTCTGATTCAATGTCTTGATGAAAGGGGATTAGCTGTCCTGATCAAACACATAGAAAATGCACAATGTTCAATACATGAGTTGCcatatatttacattttctgaTTTACAATTTGAACAGGTATTTAGAAGAGATGCCAACAGTAGAGGTGACTGAAAAAGGTATGTCCCACCAACTTCTTTCTGTTTTGATGGTGGCCTGTTGAAATGTTATGGAATGAAGTAGCCTGATGTAAAATAACAGCTTCAGAGCAAATAATCAGCCAGTGGAATCTCACATCAAGAAAGCAATCAACTGTTTGGTTACCCTATGAGGACTGATAAACCTGGGTTTATACATACAATTCAGGTGCCCAGTATAAAATCACAGACTCACTTTAcccattctgtcattctgtgagtCCTCAGAGACCCAAGAGAGCAACAGAGAATTACTGAATTCCCCTCTGGAGAACTGCAGAAGCATCTGCTTCTCCCTgccagctgcacagggagaCTGAGACATCCAAGTGACATATCCAGTTTCATAGCAAAAATTTCCAGTTTGGTGTAAGTCTACTCCAAGGTTTTAGGTCTACAAGTCTGTCCTAAACTGAAGCAAAACTATCAAGAGTGCTAGAGAGTAACTGCAGTCTATGGAGTATCCAAAAGAGAAGCCACACCTCATACACTGCAAAAAGTTTACCTCAAGGACCTGGAGATTGAAGATGCTTATTGATATTTCCTGATGTAGCAGCAATATTACTCTGTCAGTGTACATTGCATTAAATTACTTCTCTTTTCAATTTCCTTAACAGAATCAAGTAAGTTTAAGAAGATCAAGACAATAGTTGAGGAGGTGGTTGATGGCAAGATTGTATCCTCTGAGGTCAGAGAGGTTGAAGAGAAGATGTAAATGACACCAGCAGAAAAGATGCCTCTGAATTCCATGGAGCTGATGCCAAAATGAAAAGGGTTATAAAGAATCTGATCTATACTTCACCCTAAACCCCAGAAGGattaaaaaatgccaaaatctcaaatctgttgttgttgtttttgtggggGAGCATTAATAAAAATCTGTAAGTCACAACATAGAAGACTTTAGGTTTTACTTCTATAGTGACTAAGTACCttgatggaaaaaaatcaaatcagcCTGGTATGAATGTATAATTGCTTCCAACACAGATAAAAATGGAAGTATTAggtatttaaaatgcattaagGCATCAGTTCAGCACACCTCTTCTGAATGTGAACTCCCACTCAAACACAAAGCAGCTTCACTTCATTAAAACCTGATTTTCAAATACATAAGAAGTGTGAATTTGCTTTTCATAATATAttaacatgaaaaaataaattgaagaaGCCTGTTtgatatttttcacattctgtgaaTGATTATGTCACCAGGGACTATGGCAAGCCAAGATATTTTATggataaaaatatatttgaaattttctccctctctctcaaACCCTTCTGTGCCAATAATGTTCTGTGTCCCATGGGAGGCCCCTGTGCCACACCTGGATTCTCAGTCCCAGGAGTTTACATTTTCCTCTTGAGAACATAAACACACAAAGCTCTTCCCTATGAAACCTCACCTGTTCAGAGCTATGTACTGTACATAAGCAGCTGCCAAAGAACTAATCCTCTGCTTTCACTGCCCCCAGTCACTGAGACCAGGCTATCAGCTCATTTCCACACAAATGCTTTACTTACACCTTTGATCTTCCGCTCTTTTCTGCCCCAAAAGCACCCCATGCTCCTGAGTGCAGATAAATCAAAAATTAACACATTTCAGTTGACAAATCCAATGATATAATTAAGCCAGGACAAAGGAAAAACGATTTTCCATTTATCAAAAtgacttcaaaagaaaaatatactgCCTTGGGAGGGTTCCCATGCCCAAACCTGCACCCAGAAGTGCCACATTTGATCTTTAGATTTGTATTACAGAAAGAACCAAATACAGAAATCAGATTTCTTATTTTGAGATAACAACAAACTATTTAGCAGAGAGAATGGTCAGTTCCCAGCTCCAAAGTACAAACTCTATATGCTATAGACTATAAGCATATCACTCTGAGGTATTTCAGTGATGAAAGGGTTAGGGCATAAACCCAATTCCAAATCCTATTtgctatatttatattttcatattaaTGATCACCCTGCAGCTCACTGAACATCCATGTGCCCTTGGACACCTGATGGTCACTTTTCTTACTTCTTAAGCATCCAGGAGCACTAATCCAGCAAAGGCTCCTGGCTGAAGAGCATTAT
The sequence above is a segment of the Agelaius phoeniceus isolate bAgePho1 chromosome 26, bAgePho1.hap1, whole genome shotgun sequence genome. Coding sequences within it:
- the LOC129130874 gene encoding keratin, type I cytoskeletal 20-like isoform X1, whose amino-acid sequence is MAFSTRSTQWSTSSRVQSSAPSVSSLTSRKMSIQKIQAPSVYGGAGGYGTRISTSTSSGQGLGGGLQLSITGSDVLLAGNEKSTMQNLNDRLAAYLERVRSLEKSNSLLERQIREWYEKNTVSVGQDYSSYFKTIDELRNKISAAQMENSRLVLQIDNAKLAADDFRLKFENEHLLRQSVENDITGLLRVRDDLTLTQADLESQIENITEELVFLRKNHEEDRDRLRKEASGSVSVAVDAAPGIDLAAIMENMRKQYEEMAEKNRQEAKERFEKQTAELNQEVALNVERLEVQRKEITERRQVCQNLELELQSLLTMKQTLEASLAETEARYSHQLDQIQGAISSLEAQLRQVRADMEAQNTEYSILLDVKTRLEMEIATYRRLLEGEETGVHCIKLLLFSISLTESSKFKKIKTIVEEVVDGKIVSSEVREVEEKM
- the LOC129130874 gene encoding keratin, type I cytoskeletal 20-like isoform X3 produces the protein MAFSTRSTQWSTSSRVQSSAPSVSSLTSRKMSIQKIQAPSVYGGAGGYGTRISTSTSSGQGLGGGLQLSITGSDVLLAGNEKSTMQNLNDRLAAYLERVRSLEKSNSLLERQIREWYEKNTVSVGQDYSSYFKTIDELRNKISAAQMENSRLVLQIDNAKLAADDFRLKFENEHLLRQSVENDITGLLRVRDDLTLTQADLESQIENITEELVFLRKNHEEDRDRLRKEASGSVSVAVDAAPGIDLAAIMENMRKQYEEMAEKNRQEAKERFEKQTAELNQEVALNVERLEVQRKEITERRQVCQNLELELQSLLTMKQTLEASLAETEARYSHQLDQIQGAISSLEAQLRQVRADMEAQNTEYSILLDVKTRLEMEIATYRRLLEGEDFSISLTESSKFKKIKTIVEEVVDGKIVSSEVREVEEKM
- the LOC129130874 gene encoding keratin, type I cytoskeletal 20-like isoform X2; its protein translation is MAFSTRSTQWSTSSRVQSSAPSVSSLTSRKMSIQKIQAPSVYGGAGGYGTRISTSTSSGQGLGGGLQLSITGSDVLLAGNEKSTMQNLNDRLAAYLERVRSLEKSNSLLERQIREWYEKNTVSVGQDYSSYFKTIDELRNKISAAQMENSRLVLQIDNAKLAADDFRLKFENEHLLRQSVENDITGLLRVRDDLTLTQADLESQIENITEELVFLRKNHEEDRDRLRKEASGSVSVAVDAAPGIDLAAIMENMRKQYEEMAEKNRQEAKERFEKQTAELNQEVALNVERLEVQRKEITERRQVCQNLELELQSLLTMKQTLEASLAETEARYSHQLDQIQGAISSLEAQLRQVRADMEAQNTEYSILLDVKTRLEMEIATYRRLLEGEETGYLEEMPTVEVTEKESSKFKKIKTIVEEVVDGKIVSSEVREVEEKM